Proteins from a genomic interval of Treponema succinifaciens DSM 2489:
- the rsmA gene encoding 16S rRNA (adenine(1518)-N(6)/adenine(1519)-N(6))-dimethyltransferase RsmA, translated as MNHPDYNSPSELKAFLEQSGMAMQKKFGQNFMINQSAREKIFSLLELKKDELVWEIGPGLGCMTELILSSGANLEVFEIDRGFISILKQFFEQQEKSEQFKIIEGDVLKNWKKAFYENPQKPAKLFGNLPYNIAATFIADTITENVVFKKCVFTVQKEVAQRMAAKKGTENYSAFSVLCQWGYNVKLDLVLGSSSFWPRPTVSSQAVVMTKKENPFSGNSALFVKVVHALFAARRKTIQNNIKPLLPENISAEEFFEKCGISKTERAENLAVEDFIKISDMLSQLKQSDKI; from the coding sequence ATGAATCATCCTGATTACAATTCGCCGTCTGAATTAAAAGCTTTTCTTGAGCAGAGTGGAATGGCGATGCAAAAAAAATTCGGTCAGAACTTTATGATAAACCAGTCCGCAAGAGAAAAAATATTTTCCCTTCTAGAATTGAAAAAAGACGAGCTTGTGTGGGAAATCGGTCCCGGTCTTGGCTGCATGACAGAACTGATTCTTTCAAGCGGCGCAAATCTTGAAGTCTTTGAAATCGACAGAGGTTTTATTTCTATATTAAAGCAGTTTTTTGAACAGCAGGAAAAATCAGAGCAATTTAAAATTATAGAAGGAGATGTTTTAAAAAACTGGAAAAAAGCATTCTATGAAAATCCGCAAAAGCCTGCAAAACTTTTTGGAAATCTTCCATATAATATCGCGGCGACTTTTATTGCCGACACAATCACAGAAAATGTTGTTTTTAAAAAATGCGTCTTTACAGTTCAAAAAGAAGTTGCCCAGCGGATGGCAGCAAAAAAGGGAACTGAAAATTATTCGGCATTCAGCGTTTTGTGCCAGTGGGGCTACAATGTAAAACTGGATCTTGTTCTTGGCTCAAGCAGTTTTTGGCCGCGGCCTACAGTTTCCTCTCAGGCAGTTGTTATGACAAAAAAAGAAAATCCTTTCAGCGGAAACTCTGCGCTTTTTGTAAAAGTTGTGCACGCTCTTTTTGCCGCAAGAAGAAAAACAATTCAGAACAACATAAAGCCTCTTCTTCCGGAAAATATTTCAGCGGAAGAATTTTTTGAAAAATGCGGAATCTCCAAAACTGAACGCGCGGAAAATTTAGCAGTCGAGGATTTTATAAAAATTTCCGATATGTTGAGCCAACTCAAGCAATCTGATAAAATATAA
- a CDS encoding ComEC/Rec2 family competence protein has protein sequence MVEFLKENFLSPFVLVAVVFCIFIYSGFLKSKERFPYKSLIPLEKIETASGIVCSNPSKISSGKSYVVKLKLSSVSGEISGAKINSQASGKISVLVPAKIVESLYPGKLYSSSKNGVIIEEGETITFYGKFSKSFFSAESAEQLQQPQSLKQKIFRFRAFCRFAFKRLMYGWGSAGGFILALLSGSREYTDSSLCETFRNAGLSHVLALSGMHLSFFSSIAGGTGKKILGKKFDFWLRLFGILFFVWFAGLSPSLFRALLCSLILLFCGIFFCVQVNFFKVLCFVFLLHCMIFPDDIFSAAFILSYGALAGILLFGNAFKHIFQSFFPKKISDSLSASAGAQSVAFPLSLALFKSAAPGGILASVAVCPLVSIFLTFSMVAILFSFMIPFLSPFFGVIMNFLYQIIKLTAELFALLPLVEF, from the coding sequence GTGGTAGAATTCTTAAAAGAAAATTTTCTAAGTCCGTTTGTTTTGGTAGCGGTAGTATTCTGCATTTTTATTTACTCAGGCTTTTTAAAAAGCAAAGAGCGTTTTCCATATAAAAGCCTGATTCCTTTAGAGAAAATAGAAACTGCTTCTGGCATAGTTTGCTCCAATCCTTCAAAAATTTCTTCTGGAAAATCTTACGTTGTGAAATTAAAGCTTTCCTCTGTTTCTGGAGAAATTTCAGGAGCAAAAATAAATTCACAGGCATCCGGAAAAATTTCAGTTCTTGTTCCTGCCAAAATCGTTGAATCTTTATATCCTGGAAAATTGTATTCATCTTCAAAAAATGGAGTAATCATTGAAGAAGGTGAAACTATAACTTTTTATGGTAAATTTTCAAAATCATTTTTTTCAGCAGAGAGCGCAGAGCAATTACAGCAGCCTCAGTCCTTAAAACAAAAAATTTTCAGGTTCAGAGCTTTTTGCAGATTTGCATTTAAAAGACTCATGTACGGCTGGGGAAGCGCAGGAGGTTTTATTTTGGCTTTGCTTTCAGGCTCAAGAGAATACACAGACAGCTCCTTATGTGAAACTTTTAGAAATGCGGGACTTTCCCACGTTCTTGCACTAAGCGGAATGCATCTTTCTTTTTTTTCATCAATTGCAGGCGGAACTGGGAAAAAAATTCTTGGAAAAAAATTTGACTTTTGGCTTAGGCTTTTTGGAATTTTATTTTTTGTATGGTTTGCAGGACTTTCACCTTCATTGTTCCGCGCATTGCTTTGCTCTTTGATTCTGCTTTTCTGCGGAATTTTCTTTTGTGTTCAGGTAAATTTTTTCAAAGTTCTTTGCTTTGTGTTTCTGCTTCATTGCATGATTTTTCCTGACGATATTTTTTCCGCAGCGTTTATACTTTCTTATGGCGCACTTGCAGGAATCCTTCTTTTTGGAAACGCATTCAAACATATTTTTCAATCCTTTTTTCCTAAAAAAATTTCAGATTCACTTTCTGCTTCCGCCGGTGCCCAGAGCGTGGCTTTTCCTTTAAGCCTTGCGCTTTTTAAGTCAGCAGCTCCCGGAGGTATTCTTGCTTCTGTTGCAGTTTGTCCGCTCGTAAGCATATTTTTGACTTTTTCCATGGTTGCAATTTTGTTTTCTTTTATGATACCTTTTCTTTCTCCGTTCTTTGGAGTTATAATGAATTTTCTTTATCAGATAATAAAATTGACGGCAGAACTTTTTGCGCTTTTGCCGCTTGTAGAATTTTAA
- a CDS encoding PilZ domain-containing protein codes for MPAVISVIVTLSFIFTLLKLYKASTEKMNFFSKGFDYGFRHSEISALWQLAKKCGIEEPLSLYISENSVNRCISSVIEEARQKGAEDSTQIQAFLEKLYKFKTRVILDKENKRGIESTKSLDIKQKLSVILKGKGVFKSRILNNGTQLIILLPYQISKQSKRPEFLPESEWEGKEISVYFWRNGDAGYAFDTKVIGTGIFRSDKALFLMHSTKLDRTQKRQSIRCKCEIYAQMYIVQQGEKIEYDKVETNPGYKCLLEDISEDGAMIRIGGKGKANVRIKIQFEINGALVVMHGVIRAVEWNSQLGQSRIHFECTHIEKSMRNTVLAFVYNVIPPEQKEIHQAIEQASLEENQTQEENSADKNIQQENSSH; via the coding sequence GTGCCTGCTGTAATTTCCGTAATTGTAACTCTGTCTTTTATTTTTACGCTTTTAAAATTGTACAAAGCCTCAACTGAAAAAATGAATTTCTTTTCAAAGGGTTTTGACTACGGATTCAGGCATTCTGAAATTTCTGCGCTCTGGCAACTTGCGAAAAAATGCGGAATTGAAGAGCCTCTTTCACTTTACATTTCAGAAAATTCCGTGAACAGATGCATTTCTTCAGTAATTGAAGAGGCAAGGCAAAAAGGCGCGGAAGATTCAACGCAAATCCAGGCGTTTCTTGAAAAACTTTATAAATTCAAAACGCGCGTAATTCTTGACAAGGAAAATAAACGCGGAATAGAAAGCACAAAATCGCTTGACATAAAACAAAAGCTGAGCGTTATTTTAAAAGGCAAAGGTGTTTTCAAGTCGCGCATTTTAAACAACGGAACTCAGCTCATAATTCTTCTTCCGTATCAAATTTCAAAGCAGTCCAAGCGGCCGGAATTTCTTCCCGAATCTGAATGGGAAGGAAAAGAAATTTCAGTTTACTTTTGGAGAAACGGTGACGCAGGATATGCTTTTGACACAAAAGTTATCGGAACTGGAATTTTCAGAAGCGACAAAGCTTTGTTTTTAATGCATTCAACAAAACTTGACCGGACTCAAAAACGTCAGTCAATAAGATGCAAATGCGAAATTTACGCGCAGATGTACATTGTCCAGCAAGGTGAAAAAATCGAATATGACAAAGTTGAAACCAATCCAGGCTACAAATGCCTGCTTGAAGACATAAGCGAAGACGGAGCGATGATAAGAATCGGCGGAAAAGGAAAAGCAAATGTCCGCATAAAAATTCAGTTTGAAATAAACGGCGCGCTCGTTGTCATGCACGGCGTAATCCGGGCAGTTGAGTGGAACAGTCAGCTTGGCCAGTCAAGAATTCATTTTGAATGCACGCACATTGAAAAAAGCATGAGGAATACAGTTCTTGCATTTGTTTACAACGTAATTCCGCCGGAGCAAAAAGAAATTCATCAGGCAATTGAGCAGGCTTCTTTGGAAGAAAATCAAACTCAGGAAGAAAACAGCGCAGATAAAAATATTCAGCAAGAAAATTCAAGCCATTAG
- a CDS encoding CPBP family intramembrane glutamic endopeptidase — MKKRYILAEFLVVFVFLLIPPIFAVKGAYLSEEFSFSVLAEFFIAAILLFQFKIENKCEKKSANEKFILLVNSLKWGALTLGFLMLIFAAVHAFCFAFKISSAQTEILLKNPENFSSWIFLIFTLAAGAFFEEAVYRQFVPETLNSLLKKWKIPVEIFSVVIFALAHRYLGWISVFNAAFCGVVLRLCRIKTASIAPSFSAHFIYNLSLIVFSVLL, encoded by the coding sequence ATGAAAAAAAGATACATTTTAGCAGAGTTTTTAGTTGTTTTTGTTTTTTTGCTAATTCCGCCGATTTTTGCAGTCAAAGGAGCATATTTAAGCGAGGAATTTTCTTTTTCTGTTCTGGCTGAATTTTTTATCGCGGCGATTCTTCTGTTTCAGTTTAAAATAGAAAACAAATGCGAAAAAAAATCTGCTAATGAAAAATTTATTTTGCTTGTAAATTCATTGAAATGGGGTGCGCTCACACTTGGATTTTTAATGCTGATTTTTGCTGCGGTTCATGCTTTTTGTTTTGCATTTAAAATTTCTTCCGCTCAAACTGAAATTTTATTAAAAAATCCTGAAAATTTTTCATCTTGGATTTTTCTTATTTTTACATTGGCTGCCGGAGCTTTTTTTGAAGAAGCCGTTTACCGTCAGTTTGTTCCAGAAACTTTAAATTCACTTTTAAAAAAATGGAAAATTCCAGTGGAAATATTTTCAGTTGTAATTTTTGCGCTTGCCCACAGATATTTAGGCTGGATTTCTGTTTTCAATGCGGCTTTTTGCGGAGTTGTCCTTAGGCTTTGCAGAATAAAAACGGCTTCAATTGCGCCTTCTTTTTCGGCTCATTTTATATACAATCTTTCGCTTATTGTATTTTCCGTGCTGTTGTAA